The sequence below is a genomic window from Bacteroidota bacterium.
AATGAGGAAGAGTATCAAGAAGGTCTGCCAGCGAAATACTGACATAGGGGAAAAGGTACGGCGTCTGTTGATCATCAGATCGAGAGGTTACGAAGTACTTGTTAGACCGTTTGTGTGAAGCCGTATCAACCTTTCATATATAAGTGCGGGATGTTGATGTATGCCTGTGCGATACGCACAGCAAGATAAGCAAAGCGACCCATCACGTCATAACGTAACACATCTTGTGCCAGTTCAAACCCGATTCATTGGGTGTTGATCCCGTTTTCAAATGAGCAAATAATTAAGCGAAGGGTCGCAATCAACCCCGGGCTATCCCAGTGCTTTTAATGCTTTTTTTGCCTGCTCGTGTTCAGGATCGAGTGACAGGGCTTTTTGGTACGCAGATTTTGCCTCGGCAGCGCTGCCTTTGAGTTCATGCAGCATGCCCATACGCCATAAAGCAGAAGCGTGGCTGGGCTGGTAGGGGCGCATAGGCAGGGTCATGTAGATCTCCAGGGCTTCAATGCCGCGATCTAGCCGGCTTTCAGCGGCAATGGCTGTTTTAGCGATGTCGTAGAATGACATAGAGGCAGCTTCTTTGTCGATGGTTACAGATTTCTCGAAGACATCAAAAGCGGCGTCGTATTTTTTCTGCCACCGGTAATACCAGCCGGCGCGTTTGAGCGCTTCAATGTTATCCGGATAGGTCGCAAGCAGTGATGCGATGAGCGCCTCTGCTTTTTCTGGCTGCTCTTCGCGAATGTGCCGTTCTACCAGGTGCGAGGTGCCTTCGATGGGTTTGAGTTCATGGTATCGTTTTGCATGGTGCCAGGCCTTGTCTTTATCACCGCCGGCAATCCGTGGGGCCTGGTAGTAATAATTGGAGTTGGCAAGGTGGCATTCTGCAAAGTCCTGGTCCAGTTCGAGGCAGCGGTCGATCGCAGCTTTACCCTTTTTTGCGTACCGCATTTTCTTCAGCGCTCCCACCTCGTTAATCTGGATAAAGACGGCGTTCGAGAGCCAGTATTCGTATTCCGCTTTGGTATTGTCCAGCGAAGTGGCTTTTTCGAAATGTTCTATCGCCTTGTCAGGGCGGTCCTGGTTCATCAAGGTTCTGCCGAGGTAATACGCGGCATCTGCATTTTGGGGGTCATTTTTTTGCACAGCGGCAAGAATCGTTTCTGCCCTGTCATATTGTGCGGATTCGTACGCATCGATGCCCTTTTGTAAAGAGTTGGCAGATTGGGCGGCCGTGTATGATGGGGCAACAATCAACAGTAAAAAAGCAACGAAGTGGGGAAGACGCATGATTTTAGCATAAAGTGATAGATTGCAAGTCCTAACGTATAAGACTGCGCGCAGGTTACAGTTATTCTTAACGATTTTAGTGAGAGAAAAATTGTCAGATGCTGCCGGCTTTTTGTATGATGGCATCTGTGTTAGCGGGCAAGGTGTGCCCGTTTGTAATGGCTTAACGCTACACCCTGATGACATCTTCTGCTTCTTCGATATTTTTTGCCTGCCTGTTCTTTGCATTGGCTTTATTGTCGGGATGCCGGCCTGGCAACCATATACTGCCTGTTTACGATGTGCCAGATAGCCTCGCTACCCATACGCCGTTCTTTCAAAAACAGGTGTTGATGACTTCGCTGACCGACCCCATGGAATTGGCAATTGCAGCAGACGGCACCGTATACGTGATTGAGCGGGGAGGCGCCATATTGCAATGGGACCCCGTTACGCGTAAGCAAGCGCGAATTGGCTACATTCCGGTATACATGATTGTTGAAGATGGCTTGCTGGGTTTGGCACTCGATCCGGATTTTCTGGAAAATGGCTGGATGTATGTATTCTATGGACCAGCTGATGGGGGCGACTCGCGACTTTCACGGTTCACTGTAGTCGATGACCGCGTTGATCCTGATTCCGAGAAAATCTTGCTACACGTGCCCATGCAGCGTGAGGCTTGCTGTCACGCTGCCGGCTCCCTTGCTTTTGGACCGGCCGGCACCCTATACCTCGCCGTTGGTGATAACACCGACCATATCGATACAGCCGGCGGCCCCATCGATGAGCGGCCGGGGCATGCCATTGCAGATGCGCAGCTTACGTCCAGTAATACCAATGACTTACGCGGAAAAATTTTGCGTATTAAGCCGGCTTTGGATGGCACCTACACCATCCCTGAAGGCAACCTCTTTGCCGGGGATGCGGATCATCGACCTGAAATTTACGCAATGGGGTTGCGCAACCCCTTCCGCATTGCTGTCGATACTGAAACAGGGTGGCTATACTTTGCTGATGTCGGCAATGGCGATCCACCAAACGAAAGAGGGGATTGGGGGTGGGACGAGTTTAACCAGGCACGCGGTCCCGGTAATTTTGGGTGGCCTTATATCACTGGAGACAACCAGCCATACCGCGATTTTGATTATGAGACAGGTGAAGTCGGCGCACCGTTTGATCCCTTGGCTCTGGTCAACGATTCTCCCAACAATACGGGTGTAGCAAACTTACCGCCGGCATTACCCGCTATGATTTGGTACACCTTTGGGGAGTCTGAGGAATTCCCTGAAATGGGCACAGGTGGTGTAAATCCGATGTCTGGCCCCGTGTATCGACGCGCCCATACCCACACCCCAACGGCATTGCCCGATTATTACATTGGCAAACACTTCATTTACGACTGGATGCGCAACTGGGTGCAGGTTGTTTCTTTCGATGAGATGGGCGATCTGCAGGGTATTGAGCCTTTTCTGCCGGAGATGACATTTGCGCGGCCCATGGACATGGAGGTGGGGCCCGATGGGGCGTTGTATGTGATTGAGTGGGGCAACGGATTCTGGGGCAGCAATGCAGATGCGCAGGTCGTGCGTGTGGTGTACAAAGGGACCGATTATCCTCGACCCGAAATGGAGGAAATTGATCAGGGGCTTCAGTATGATATCTCACTGGCCGCGCCGGCACCAGGTAGCTTCTTTGCCTACGATACACCTATCCATTATCGCATAGAAGATGAAGGCCGCGGGACATTGACCGATGAGGCCGTACGTGTAAAAGTTTATGCCGGATATGATACCAATCGTTTTCTTGTGGATGAGCAATTGGGCAACAGCGGTACGTTTCGTGTTTCAAGTGCATATACACACGTGCCAGACCTGCACTATGTTGATCGGTTTGCCGTGGTCCAGGTCTGTTACGACGCACCTGATCGCAGTGGTAAGTGCAATGAGTATAAACTACATCCGCGTGAGAAAGAAGCAGCACATACATACCATGCGATTAATGCCAGCCGGCGAACCTATGGTGTGCAGCCGGCTGCTGCTGAATTCCACGAGACCGCGCTTACTGTTATGCGGCTGCGGAACGGGAGCGAGGTATGGTATGGCCCTTTTGCTGCTTCAGCATTTGATCAGGTGCGGGTTCGATATAAAACAATGGGGCCGGCAGTGCTACATGTGGTAACGGGCATTGACACAACTACTGTGGATTTGCGTAGGGGGCAAAGGCTTGATGAGTTGCCACAGGCAGGCGTGCTGGATCGGTTGCAGGCGGAAGGTAAAGGGCATGTGATTGAACGCTTGCAGCGGTCTGCTTACCAGGGATGGCGTGAGATTGTTGTGCCTGTGACGCCGGCCACTGGCCCTGATGGGCAAGTGATTAAACTTGTTGTGTCATCAGAAGAAGGCGGGGTAGTTGTTGAGCTTGATCATCTGGTGTTAGAAGCTGCAAATACCTCAAATTGAGGCACTTAAAACAGCTGATAGTGGATTGGGAAACAGTTGCATCCCAAAGGCGGGCACCCTAAACTGATCAGCACCCACAGAAGATCACCACCAGAAAAGATCTGACTATGAGATACCTGATCGCCGGCAGGTACTTGCTGGCTGTTTTTGTCTGCACTTTATTGGCATCTGCATGGGCAGGCTGCAACCCCCAGAGCGACGTTACAGTAGTGAAACTCGGCCACGGTTTGGATCCGGTTCATCCCGTCCACCAGGGTATGGAGTTTATGGCTGAGAAAGTCGTTGAGAAGTCTGGTGGCAAAATGCGGGTTGATATTTACCCGAGCCAGCAGCTTGGGTCGGAGCGCGAACTGCTGGAATTACTCCAGCTTGGCAGCCTTGGGATGACCAAAGTTACAGCCGCTGTGCTTGAGAGTTTTGCCCCGAGCTTCAAAGCGTTCAGTGTGCCCTACCTGTTTCGCGACCGAGATCATCATTTCAGGGTGCTGGAAGGGGAAATCGGAAAAGAGTTGCTACTTGCAAGCCAGGCGTATTGGCTGCGTGGACTCGCCTATTACGACGCCGGCAGCCGCAGCTTCTATACCAAAGAAAAACCTATTCATTCGCCGGCAGATCTTGCGGGATTGAAAATCAGGACGCTGGAAAGCAAGACCCAGGTAGACATGGTCAACACCATGGGGGGAGCCGCTACACCCATTTCATGGGGTGAGCTCTACACGGCGTTGCAGCAAGGGGTGGTAGACGGTGCTGAAAACAACCCGCCATCGCTCTATACCTCGCGCCAGTATGAAGTGTGCAAGTACTATACGCTGGATGAACATACCACCATCCCCGATGTGCTGCTGATTAGCACCATTGTCTGGGAAGCGCTCACGCCGCAAGAGCAGACCTGGCTGCAAGAAGCAGCAGATGAGTCTGCACAGTACCAGAAAGTGCTCTGGCAGGAAGCCAGTGATGCCGCATTGGTTGCATTGGAAGAAAACGGAATTGAGATTATACGTCCGGATAAAACACCCTTTGCTGAAAGCGTGGCGCCCATCTACGAGTCGTTCAAAAGTGAGCCGGCTGTTTACGACATTATTCAGCGGATCCGCGCCACTGAATAAGGCCGCATTGATCTGCCTCGCGCAGGTGTCCCACCGATATTCACCCCCATGCCGTAACGCATTATGGTCAAATTAAAATCTGTCGTCGACAAAGCCTTGTCTGCGATTCTGGTAACACTGATGGCACTGCTGGTAGTCGATGTGCTCTGGCAGGTGTTTTCGCGCTATGTGCTCAACAGTCCGAGTTCGTTTACCGAAGAACTGGCCCGCTTTCTTTTGATTTGGGTTGGATTGCTGGGTGCCAGTTATGCCGCTGGCAAAAAAATGCACCTTGCCGTCGATATACTGCCTGGCAAAGTGAAAGGCCGGCGCCGAAGCTACCTTGCCATATTTATCCTCGCCGGCACCATATTGTTTGCGTTGACGGTTATGGTTTTTGGCGGCGCCCGGCTTGTCGCAATTACGTTGTACCTCGGCCAAACCGCTGCGGCGTTGCAAATGCCGCTGGGTTACATTTACCTCATCTTGCCCATTAGCGGGCTGTTAATTGCTTTTTATGCGCTCCTGTTCATGATAGACGAGGTACGCGCAATGTCTGGCAAACCGGCCCTTTTTGATGATGATGCGCCGGCAGCCACCCCAACCTTCAATGTAGACTGATCCCGCTATGGAATGGTTTGACGTCCTTGTTCTCGCTTTAACGTTTGCTTCCCTGCTTGCGCTCGGGGTGCCCATTGCCTATTCAATTGGGATTGCCACAGTTGTAACCATGCTCACGGGCATTCAGGTGGCGCCGGCGCTTACCACAACGGCGCAGCGTATGGCAACCGGCTTAAACAGCTTTGCACTGCTTGCCATACCGTTTTTTATACTTGCGGGGCAATTGATGAACAGTGGGGGGCTGGCAAGGCGCCTCATAGATTTTGCAAAGTCGTTGCTGGGTACCTTGCCCGGTGGGTTGGCCCATGTAAATATTGTCGCATCCATGTTGTTTGGCGCTATTTCCGGGTCTGCCGTGGCAGCAGCCTCTGCGATTGGAGGTGTTATGGGGCCCCGGATGGAAGGGGAGGGATACGATCGCGACTTTAGCGCTGCGGTTAACATCACCTCTGCTACAACTGGCCTGCTGATTCCGCCGAGTAACGTACTTATTGTGTATTCCCTTGCCAGTGGTGGTGTATCTATTGCTGCTTTGTTTTTAGCGGGCTACCTGCCGGGAATTCTGGTTGGTACCTTGCTGATGCTGGTTGCAGGCTTTTTCTCGATCAAGAACAAGTACCCCGTATCTGATCGCATTCCTTTTCGAGAAGTTGTTAGCAAATTTTTCCATGCCGTCCCGAGTCTGCTGCTCATTTTTATCGTGATTGGCGGTATCATCGCCGGCGTGTTTACCGCTACGGAAGCGGCAGCGGTTGCAGTGTTGTATGCCCTGGTGCTTGGCTTCATCTATCGTGAAGTAAAGCTTGGAGACCTGCCGCAGATATTTTTGGACGCTTCTGCCACGACAGGCATTGTGATGCTGCTGATTGCAACATCCATTGGCATGTCGTGGATTATGGCGTATGAAAATATCCCGCAAAGCGTCACAGCATCGCTCATTGCACTTACGGAGAACAAGTTGCTCATTTTGATGATGATCAACCTGATTTTACTTGCAGTCGGTACATTTATGGACATGACGCCGGCTGTTTTGATCTTTACACCCATATTTTTACCCATCGCCATACAACTTGGCATAGATCCAACGCATTTTGGCATTATTCTCGTGCTTAATTTATGCGTAGGCTTGTGTACGCCTCCTGTGGGTAGCGTGCTCTTTGTTGGTGTCGGTGTGGCGCAAACAAGCATTGCAAAAGTGATTCGGCCCCTGCTGCCGTTTTTCATCGCGATGATTATTTCGCTGATTCTCGTAACCTACATACCCGCCATCAGCCTCTGGCTCCCAAGCCTCTTTGGCTACTAGGAAGCTGGTTGAAGGTTGAACGTTTAAGGTTCTGTATAACCTGGCCTCCAGCATTCAACCTTAAACCTGCAACATTCAACCTTAAACCAACCACCATGTCGCATCCTCGGCTTTCACCCACGCTTGTTATGAGCGAAGCCTTTCAGCAACGAACGGACATCGTTGTGCCGACGCCAGCTATGCTGTCGTTGCCTGAGAAAGTGCTGCAATTTGGGACGGGTGGTTTTTTGCGGGGCTTTTGCGACTATTTCATCGATGAAGCCAATCGCAGTGGCGATTTTGCGGGACGCGTGGTTATGGTCGGCTCAACGGGTAGCGAGCGTACTCAATTGCTCAATGACCAGGGCGGGCTCTATACCTTGCGCATCCAGGGCCTCGATGCTGGCGAGATCGTAGAACAATACCACGTCGTCGGCTCGGTAAGCCGGGTGCTGGCCGCAGCAACAGACTGGACGGAAGTCATGATGTTTGCCACCAGTCCCGACCTGGAGCTCATCATTTCCAATACAACAGAAGTGGGCGTGGTTTATACCGAAGAGCCCATGCCGGACCCGGATATTGCGCCGGCATCTTTCCCCGCAAAATTGACCGCTGTGCTTGCAGCCCGGGCGCTGGTTTACAATTTTGACCCGGCCCGCGGTGTGGTTGTGCTGCCCTGCGAGCTAATCGATAAAAATGGTGAAGCGCTGGAGCAAATTGTACGGCAGCTTGCAGCAGATTGGAAGATGGACCAGCGGTTTTTTGATTGGCTGGACAACGGGGTAAGGTTTTGCAATACCCTTGTCGACCGTATTGTACCGGGCGCACCTTCGCCGGCTGATCTCGATGACATCGAAGCGCGTCTCCGCTTTGAAGACGCCATGCTTACCACAGCGGAGGTCTATCGCCTTTGGCCAATCGAAACCGATTCGGCTACGCAAGAAAAACTGACGTTTGCGAACGCTGATGCCAGTATTGTCCTTACAGATGACGTGCACCCTTACAAAGAGCGCAAGGTCCGAATTTTGAATGGTGCCCACACCGCAAGTGTACACCTGGCGTTTCTGGCCGGCGAAAAGACTGTGCTTTCGATGATGCGCAATCCGCTCACGTATGGGTTTGTGCAGGGGGTAATGGACAAGGAAATTGTGCCGAGCCTTGATGTTGATGGTGGTGGGCCGTTTGCCCGACAGGTTGTCGAGCGATTCAGCAATCCGTTTTTACGCCACCGCCTGCTCGATATCACGCTGCAATCCACCTCGAAATGGCGATTGCGGTTGCTTCCTTCGCTCTTGTCTTACATCGAAAAAAATGGTGAACTCCCCAAACATATCTGTTTCGGATTTGCCGCGTACCTGATCTTTATGCGGGTGACAAGTGAGAAAGATGGCGCGTATTTCGGTGAACGCGCCGGCAAGCCCTATCCCATCAGGGATGATCAGGCAGGGTACTTTGCCGCGATGTGGGAGTCAGTGGATTCTCAGAACAAAACGTACGTAGAAGTGCTTGTCTCCGGTGTGTGCTCGAAAGAAGAATGCTGGGGCCAGAATCTCAATAAAGTGAAGGGCTTTGTGGAAGTAGTATCCGGCTACGTACTTGATATCCTCTCTATGGGTGCAGAACGCGCCTTGCAGAAGTTCGCAAGCGCCTGAGTTTTTGCTTTTCACGCGAACTACGAACAACTCTCTTCCTGCTGATTTAATTTCAGAGCGTCAAGCAGGGCGCAAATAAAGCAATTGCGCCTGGCGTTTTCTAAATAAGAAGCAGGGAGGCAGGGAAATGTCCAAGTCCCGGATCGTTGAGCGTATTGTTGAACAAGGTGCCGTTGCCGTTATTCGTGCAGATAATCCTGATGTGCTTGGTCGTATGATCGACGCCTTGCTGACTGGCGGTATTTCTGCGCTTGAGGTAACAATGACGGTGCCGCGTGCGCTTGATATCATTGAGGAAACTGCCACGCGGTTTGGCGATGAAATACTGTTGGGCGTTGGTTCAGTGCTTGATCCAGAGACGGCCCGGTTGGCAATCAACGCCGGCGCCAGGTACGTGGTAAGCCCCGTATTCAAGCCATCAATTATAGAAATGGCCCACCGGTACAACCTGCCGGCCATGCCCGGATGCTTCACGCCAACTGAAATCCTCGAGGCCCATGAAGCCGGTGCCGATATTGTCAAAGTCTTTCCAGCCGGACAGCTCGGCATGAAGTATTTCAAAGCTATTAAAGCCCCCATGCCCCACTTGCAGCTCATGCCAACAGGCGGGGTGAACCTGACAAATGCCGGCGAGTGG
It includes:
- a CDS encoding tetratricopeptide repeat protein, translated to MRLPHFVAFLLLIVAPSYTAAQSANSLQKGIDAYESAQYDRAETILAAVQKNDPQNADAAYYLGRTLMNQDRPDKAIEHFEKATSLDNTKAEYEYWLSNAVFIQINEVGALKKMRYAKKGKAAIDRCLELDQDFAECHLANSNYYYQAPRIAGGDKDKAWHHAKRYHELKPIEGTSHLVERHIREEQPEKAEALIASLLATYPDNIEALKRAGWYYRWQKKYDAAFDVFEKSVTIDKEAASMSFYDIAKTAIAAESRLDRGIEALEIYMTLPMRPYQPSHASALWRMGMLHELKGSAAEAKSAYQKALSLDPEHEQAKKALKALG
- a CDS encoding PQQ-dependent sugar dehydrogenase, with amino-acid sequence MTSSASSIFFACLFFALALLSGCRPGNHILPVYDVPDSLATHTPFFQKQVLMTSLTDPMELAIAADGTVYVIERGGAILQWDPVTRKQARIGYIPVYMIVEDGLLGLALDPDFLENGWMYVFYGPADGGDSRLSRFTVVDDRVDPDSEKILLHVPMQREACCHAAGSLAFGPAGTLYLAVGDNTDHIDTAGGPIDERPGHAIADAQLTSSNTNDLRGKILRIKPALDGTYTIPEGNLFAGDADHRPEIYAMGLRNPFRIAVDTETGWLYFADVGNGDPPNERGDWGWDEFNQARGPGNFGWPYITGDNQPYRDFDYETGEVGAPFDPLALVNDSPNNTGVANLPPALPAMIWYTFGESEEFPEMGTGGVNPMSGPVYRRAHTHTPTALPDYYIGKHFIYDWMRNWVQVVSFDEMGDLQGIEPFLPEMTFARPMDMEVGPDGALYVIEWGNGFWGSNADAQVVRVVYKGTDYPRPEMEEIDQGLQYDISLAAPAPGSFFAYDTPIHYRIEDEGRGTLTDEAVRVKVYAGYDTNRFLVDEQLGNSGTFRVSSAYTHVPDLHYVDRFAVVQVCYDAPDRSGKCNEYKLHPREKEAAHTYHAINASRRTYGVQPAAAEFHETALTVMRLRNGSEVWYGPFAASAFDQVRVRYKTMGPAVLHVVTGIDTTTVDLRRGQRLDELPQAGVLDRLQAEGKGHVIERLQRSAYQGWREIVVPVTPATGPDGQVIKLVVSSEEGGVVVELDHLVLEAANTSN
- a CDS encoding TRAP transporter substrate-binding protein; the encoded protein is MRYLIAGRYLLAVFVCTLLASAWAGCNPQSDVTVVKLGHGLDPVHPVHQGMEFMAEKVVEKSGGKMRVDIYPSQQLGSERELLELLQLGSLGMTKVTAAVLESFAPSFKAFSVPYLFRDRDHHFRVLEGEIGKELLLASQAYWLRGLAYYDAGSRSFYTKEKPIHSPADLAGLKIRTLESKTQVDMVNTMGGAATPISWGELYTALQQGVVDGAENNPPSLYTSRQYEVCKYYTLDEHTTIPDVLLISTIVWEALTPQEQTWLQEAADESAQYQKVLWQEASDAALVALEENGIEIIRPDKTPFAESVAPIYESFKSEPAVYDIIQRIRATE
- a CDS encoding TRAP transporter small permease; its protein translation is MVKLKSVVDKALSAILVTLMALLVVDVLWQVFSRYVLNSPSSFTEELARFLLIWVGLLGASYAAGKKMHLAVDILPGKVKGRRRSYLAIFILAGTILFALTVMVFGGARLVAITLYLGQTAAALQMPLGYIYLILPISGLLIAFYALLFMIDEVRAMSGKPALFDDDAPAATPTFNVD
- a CDS encoding TRAP transporter large permease, with protein sequence MEWFDVLVLALTFASLLALGVPIAYSIGIATVVTMLTGIQVAPALTTTAQRMATGLNSFALLAIPFFILAGQLMNSGGLARRLIDFAKSLLGTLPGGLAHVNIVASMLFGAISGSAVAAASAIGGVMGPRMEGEGYDRDFSAAVNITSATTGLLIPPSNVLIVYSLASGGVSIAALFLAGYLPGILVGTLLMLVAGFFSIKNKYPVSDRIPFREVVSKFFHAVPSLLLIFIVIGGIIAGVFTATEAAAVAVLYALVLGFIYREVKLGDLPQIFLDASATTGIVMLLIATSIGMSWIMAYENIPQSVTASLIALTENKLLILMMINLILLAVGTFMDMTPAVLIFTPIFLPIAIQLGIDPTHFGIILVLNLCVGLCTPPVGSVLFVGVGVAQTSIAKVIRPLLPFFIAMIISLILVTYIPAISLWLPSLFGY
- a CDS encoding tagaturonate reductase, encoding MSHPRLSPTLVMSEAFQQRTDIVVPTPAMLSLPEKVLQFGTGGFLRGFCDYFIDEANRSGDFAGRVVMVGSTGSERTQLLNDQGGLYTLRIQGLDAGEIVEQYHVVGSVSRVLAAATDWTEVMMFATSPDLELIISNTTEVGVVYTEEPMPDPDIAPASFPAKLTAVLAARALVYNFDPARGVVVLPCELIDKNGEALEQIVRQLAADWKMDQRFFDWLDNGVRFCNTLVDRIVPGAPSPADLDDIEARLRFEDAMLTTAEVYRLWPIETDSATQEKLTFANADASIVLTDDVHPYKERKVRILNGAHTASVHLAFLAGEKTVLSMMRNPLTYGFVQGVMDKEIVPSLDVDGGGPFARQVVERFSNPFLRHRLLDITLQSTSKWRLRLLPSLLSYIEKNGELPKHICFGFAAYLIFMRVTSEKDGAYFGERAGKPYPIRDDQAGYFAAMWESVDSQNKTYVEVLVSGVCSKEECWGQNLNKVKGFVEVVSGYVLDILSMGAERALQKFASA
- the eda gene encoding bifunctional 4-hydroxy-2-oxoglutarate aldolase/2-dehydro-3-deoxy-phosphogluconate aldolase, which encodes MSKSRIVERIVEQGAVAVIRADNPDVLGRMIDALLTGGISALEVTMTVPRALDIIEETATRFGDEILLGVGSVLDPETARLAINAGARYVVSPVFKPSIIEMAHRYNLPAMPGCFTPTEILEAHEAGADIVKVFPAGQLGMKYFKAIKAPMPHLQLMPTGGVNLTNAGEWIAAGACAVGVGSALIDKEAIATGNFDKITENARTLRSSLG